The following proteins come from a genomic window of Micromonas commoda chromosome 2, complete sequence:
- a CDS encoding H+-or Na+-translocating f-type, v-type and A-type ATPase superfamily (protons (vacuolar)), whose product MGGTIFWGTTFFIALEVGFYFFVNTTWKAGDRQLQHLLFATSVFCCWMMWAIIYMAQMNPLVVPVLSGPE is encoded by the exons ATGGGGGGTACCATCTTTTGGGGCACCACCTTCTTCATCGCCCTGGAGGTTGGCTTCTACTTTTTCGTCAACACCACCTGGAAGGCGGGCGACAGACA GCTGCAACACCTCCTGTTCGCCACGTCCGTGTTCTGTTGCTGGATGATGTGGGCCATCATCTACATGGCGCAGATGAACCCGTTGGTGGTGCCGGTCCTGTCGGGACCGGAATGA
- the RAB gene encoding ras-related gtp-binding protein, alternative splice (Variant 1; expressed) — protein MSTVTPMAKYKLVFLGDQSVGKTSIISRFMYDKFDNSYQATIGIDFLSKTMYLEDRTVRLQLWDTAGQERFRSLIPSYIRDSSVAVVVYDVSSRSSFANTSRWIDEVRTERGSDVIVVLVGNKTDLTDKREVSVEEGDARAREAGVMFIETSAKAGFNVKALFRKIAAALPGMEAPAAPAAKVEDRLVDVKLTAPAPPASSCAC, from the exons ATGTCGACGGTCACGCCCATGGCAAAGTACAAGCTGGTGTTCCTCGGG GATCAGAGCGTGGGCAAGACATCCATCATCTCCAGGTTCATGTACGACAAGTTCGACAACAGCTACCAGGCGACCATCGGCATCGACTTCCTGTCCAAGACGATGTACCTGGAGGACCGCACCGTCAGGCTGCAGCTGTGGGACACCGCGGGGCAGGAGCGGTTCCGATCGCTCATCCCGAGCTACATCAGGgactcctccgtcgcggtggtggtgtACGACGTGTCGAGTCGGAGCTCGTTCGCCAACACGAGCCGGTGGATCGACGAGGTCCGAACCGAACGGGGaagcgacgtcatcgtcgtgctcgtcggGAACAAGACCGATTTGACAGACAAAAGGGAGGTCAGCGTGGAGGaaggggacgcgcgggcgagggaaGCCGGGGTGATGTTCATCGAGACGTCCGCGAAGGCTGGGTTCAACGTCAAGGCGCTGTTCAGgaagatcgccgccgcgttgccgGGGATggaggcgcccgccgcgcccgcggccaaGGTGGAGGATCGACTCGTGGACGTGAAGCTgacggctcccgcgcccccggcgtcgtcgtgcgcgtgctAG